From the genome of Castor canadensis chromosome 4, mCasCan1.hap1v2, whole genome shotgun sequence, one region includes:
- the Cops8 gene encoding COP9 signalosome complex subunit 8 isoform X2, translating into MTCSLDRLCAKLRTRTPWATRSRSGFQQGRPALQSTEPAGQSARAPSRSRRRLMTRRQRQCACAWALAGGREIRQPCTSSQARRSEGHFGVRLSGRCGSETGREDASGGDGGKCLQFQKVAGSVREPGARGILEQGWQADSTTRMVLPRKPGALDVSFNRFIPLSEPAPVPPIPNEQQLARLTDYVAFLEN; encoded by the exons ATGACCTGCTCTCTGGACAGACTATG CGCGAAACTACGCACTAGAACCCCTTGGGCCACGCGCTCCAGAAGCGGCTTCCAGCAAGGCCGGCCGGCCCTCCAGAGCACCGAGCCTGCGGGCCAGAGCGCCCGCGCTCCCTCCCGATCGCGGCGACGCCTGATGACGCGCCGGCAGCGACAGTGCGCCTGCGCATGGGCGCTGGCGGGGGGGAGAGAGATACGACAGCCTTGTACGTCATCGCAGGCGCGACGCTCCGAGGGACACTTTGGGGTCCGGCTGTCGGGAAGGTGCGGCAGCGAGACTGGCCGGGAAGATGCCAGTGGCGGTGATGGCGGAAAGTGCCTTCAGTTTCAAAAAGTTGCTGGATCAGTGCGAGAACCAGGAGCTCGAG GTATATTGGAACAAGGATGGCAAGCCGACTCCACAACAAGAATGGTTCTGCCCAGGAAGCCAG GGGCCCTGGATGTTTCCTTCAACAGGTTTATCCCCTTATCAG AGCCTGCCCCAGTTCCACCAATCCCCAATGAACAGCAGTTAGCCAGACTGACTGACTATGTGGCTTTCCTTGAAAACTGA
- the Cops8 gene encoding COP9 signalosome complex subunit 8 isoform X1 translates to MPVAVMAESAFSFKKLLDQCENQELEAPGGIATPPVYGQLLALYLLHNDMNNARYLWKRIPPAIKSANSELGGIWSVGQRIWQRDFPGIYTTINAHQWSETVQPIMEALRDATRRRAFALVSQAYTSIVADDFAAFVGLPVEEAVKGILEQGWQADSTTRMVLPRKPGALDVSFNRFIPLSEPAPVPPIPNEQQLARLTDYVAFLEN, encoded by the exons ATGCCAGTGGCGGTGATGGCGGAAAGTGCCTTCAGTTTCAAAAAGTTGCTGGATCAGTGCGAGAACCAGGAGCTCGAG GCCCCTGGAGGAATTGCTACCCCCCCAGTGTACGGTCAGCTTCTAGCCTTGTATTTGCTCCATAATGACAT GAATAATGCAAGATATCTTTGGAAAAGGATACCACCTGCTATAAAATCT GCAAATTCTGAACTTGGGGGAATTTGGTCAGTAGGACAGAGAATCTGGCAGAGAGATTTCCCTGGGATCTATACAACCATCAACGCCCACCAGTGGTCTGAGACGGTCCAGCCAATCATGGAAGCACTTAGAG ATGCGACAAGGAGACGTGCCTTCGCCCTGGTCTCTCAGGCGTACACCTCGATAGTTGCTGATGATTTTGCAGCCTTTGTTGGACTCCCTGTAGAAGAGGCCGTGAAAG GTATATTGGAACAAGGATGGCAAGCCGACTCCACAACAAGAATGGTTCTGCCCAGGAAGCCAG GGGCCCTGGATGTTTCCTTCAACAGGTTTATCCCCTTATCAG AGCCTGCCCCAGTTCCACCAATCCCCAATGAACAGCAGTTAGCCAGACTGACTGACTATGTGGCTTTCCTTGAAAACTGA